A region from the Medicago truncatula cultivar Jemalong A17 chromosome 6, MtrunA17r5.0-ANR, whole genome shotgun sequence genome encodes:
- the LOC11412982 gene encoding UPF0481 protein At3g47200, with product MLISVFNTSTILYNKDTRECQKTKLFISLLTLKMSSLVDINAMLDSAEPPPTKDRCIYKVPSVIRTVNENAYTPNVVSIGPFHHGHLGLHLQNMERQKLIHFKAFLQRTEASLNDLVCYVDSILSDFKHCYSEPLPFSHNELVKLILIDSAFIIQLFWRKYYGGALFQPWLKSLILYDVLLLENQLPFFVIEKIYSRSCSIYKSVPSFLELTIHYFKKLNKSKLSFDNGDISIRHFTDLIRIFHLQHPIESRPSRVKIEKRIIHIQTATQLVEAGVRFQVKTKSKCLYDLRFSGGVLEIPQLIVHDRTTEILFRNMIALEHCHYPHESYILDYVLVLDYLINNGKDVDVLIQKQILENLLGDGQSMAILFNGLCKNVVKSKLSYHFVSLSNELDAFCNNPRNKLKATLRRDYGNTPWKIAASVAGVLLLVLTIIQTVCSVLQIVQAS from the coding sequence ATGCTGATTTCAGTTTTCAATACATCCACAATATTATATAACAAGGATACGAGGGAGTGCCAAAAGACCAAGCTTTTCATTTCCTTGCTGACTCTCAAGATGTCATCCTTGGTGGATATCAATGCGATGCTCGACAGCGCAGAGCCACCTCCAACCAAGGACCGTTGCATCTACAAGGTCCCCTCTGTTATTCGCACAGTCAACGAAAACGCATACACCCCCAATGTCGTTTCCATTGGCCCCTTTCACCACGGTCACCTAGGCCTCCATCTCCAAAACATGGAACGTCAGAAGCTCATTCACTTCAAAGCTTTTCTTCAACGAACCGAGGCATCTTTAAACGACTTGGTCTGCTACGTAGATTCTATCTTATCTGATTTCAAACACTGTTATTCTGAACCCCTACCATTTTCTCATAATGAACTTGTTAAGTTAATCTTAATCGATTCCGCTTTTataattcaacttttttggAGAAAATATTATGGTGGGGCTCTCTTTCAACCTTGGTTAAAAAGTCTTATATTATATGATGTACTGTTACTTGAAAATCAGCTTCCCTTTTTCGTTATTGAAAAAATTTACAGTCGTTCATGTTCCATATACAAAAGTGTTCCTTCTTTTCTTGAACTCACTATCCattactttaaaaaattgaataaatcaaaattgtcTTTTGATAATGGTGATATTAGTATAAGGCACTTCACTGATCTGATTAGGATATTTCATTTGCAACATCCTATTGAAAGTCGGCCGAGTAGAGTCAAGATCGAAAAACGGATAATACATATACAGACTGCAACTCAGTTGGTAGAAGCTGGAGTTAGGTTTCAAGTGAAAACTAAAAGTAAGTGTTTATATGACTTGAGGTTTTCGGGAGGAGTTCTTGAAATTCCTCAATTAATAGTTCATGATCGGACGACCGAAATTTTGTTTCGGAATATGATTGCTTTGGAGCATTGTCATTACCCTCATGAGTCATATATTCTTGATTATGTTCTTGTTTTGGATTACCTTATAAATAATGGTAAGGATGTGGATGTACTTATTCAGAAGCAAATACTAGAAAACTTGCTTGGAGACGGTCAATCTATGGCTATCTTGTTTAATGGTCTTTGCAAAAATGTTGTAAAATCTAAACTCAGTTATCATTTCGTAAGTCTTTCCAATGAATTGGATGCTTTTTGTAATAATCCTAGGAATAAGTTGAAGGCCACTCTCAGGCGTGATTATGGCAATACTCCTTGGAAAATTGCTGCTTCCGTTGCTGGAGTCTTACTACTTGTTCTCACTATAATTCAAACAGTTTGTTCTGTCTTGCAAATAGTACAAGCATCCTAG
- the LOC11412289 gene encoding UPF0481 protein At3g47200, which translates to MSFSDLVDDINAMLEGAEPPSTGDCCIYKVPSKIRKLNADAYTPTVVSIGPFHHGHPQLQNMEPQKLIHFKAFLQRTEACLNDLVCYVDSILSNFKRCYSETLPFSHDELVKLILIDSGFIIELFLRYHYGGFVFELWFDDGITTNLMLLENQLPFFVIEKIYSLSFSSTNASNPNTMIPCFLELTINFFFSFNKSNLFFDDGDISIRHFTDLIRIFHLQHPFENRPGRIDIKDINIGEWMLHLPSATELLEAGVKFKVNTKSKCLLDLRFSGEVLEIPSLIVEDRTEALFRNMVALEQFHYTNKLYITDYVSVLDYLINTGKDVDILVHKEILENWLGDSDSVANLFNGLCINVVHTNISSQFSILCKDLNAFCRNPWHKLKATLRRDYGKTPWQAAASFAGIVLLVLTFIQSVCSVLQVVQAS; encoded by the coding sequence ATGTCATTTTCCGATTTGGTGGATGATATCAATGCCATGCTTGAAGGAGCAGAGCCACCTTCAACCGGTGACTGTTGCATCTACAAGGTCCCCTCTAAAATTCGCAAACTCAACGCAGACGCATACACCCCCACTGTCGTTTCCATTGGCCCCTTTCACCATGGTCATCCACAGCTCCAAAACATGGAACCTCAGAAACTCATTCACTTCAAAGCTTTTCTCCAACGAACTGAGGCATGTTTAAATGACTTAGTATGCTACGTAGATTCTATCTTATCTAATTTCAAACGTTGTTATTCCGAAACCCTACCATTTTCTCATGATGAACTTGTTAAGTTAATCTTAATCGATTCCGGTTTTATAATTGAACTTTTCTTGAGATACCACTATGGTGGGTTTGTCTTTGAACTTTGGTTCGATGATGGTATAACAACAAATTTAATGTTACTTGAAAATCAACTTCCCTTTTTCGTTATTGAAAAAATTTACAGTCTTTCATTCAGTTCTACAAATGCTAGTAATCCTAACACTATGATCCCTTGTTTTCTTGAACTcactattaattttttcttttctttcaataaatcAAACTTGTTTTTTGATGATGGTGATATTAGTATAAGGCACTTCACTGATCTGATTAGGATATTTCATTTGCAACATCCCTTTGAAAATCGGCCGGGTAGAATTGATATCAAGGATATCAACATCGGTGAATGGATGTTACATCTACCAAGTGCAACTGAGTTGTTAGAAGCTGGAGTTAAGTTTAAAGTGAACACTAAAAGCAAGTGTTTACTTGACTTGAGGTTTTCGGGAGAAGTTCTTGAAATTCCTTCGTTAATTGTTGAGGATCGGACCGAAGCTTTATTTCGGAATATGGTTGCTTTGGAGCAGTTTCATTACACTAACAAGTTATATATTACTGATTATGTTTCTGTTTTGGATTACCTTATAAACACTGGTAAGGATGTTGATATACTTGTTCACAAAGAAATACTGGAAAATTGGCTTGGAGACAGTGATTCTGTGGCTAACTTGTTTAATGGTCTTTGCATAAATGTTGTACATACCAATATCAGTTCTCAATTCTCTATTCTTTGCAAGGACTTAAATGCTTTTTGTAGGAATCCTTGGCATAAGTTGAAGGCTACTCTCAGGCGTGATTATGGCAAGACTCCTTGGCAAGCTGCTGCTTCCTTTGCTGGAATTGTACTACTTGTTCTCACTTTTATTCAATCAGTTTGTTCTGTCTTGCAAGTTGTACAAGCCTCCTAG
- the LOC11414467 gene encoding UPF0481 protein At3g47200 yields the protein MSFSSLVDDINAMLNTAEPPSDKCCIYKVPYVIRRHNKDAYTPTVVSIGPFHHGHPQLQNMENQKLIYFKDFLQRTKACLNDLVCYIESVLSDFKRCYSETLPFSHDELVKLILIDSAFIIQLFWRYYYDRRCILFKPWLDNGIRYDLWLLENQLPFFVIEKIYSLSLTNVPTTMIHSFLKLTIHYFGYYNKSKLDFDKGDISISHFTDLIRIFHLQHPIESRPSRVREWMKHPPSATELLEAGVRFKVNTESKCLLDLRFSGGVLEIPQLLVADSTETLFRNMVALEQCHYPDDSYITDYRSVLDYLINTAKDVDILVQSEILENMLGDSDSVANLFNGLGKDIIRSTISSQFSILGKDLNAYCKNPWHKLKATLRRDYCKTPWQTAASIAGILLLALTLLQTVCSCK from the coding sequence ATGTCATTCTCCAGCTTGGTGGATGATATCAATGCCATGCTCAACACAGCCGAGCCACCTTCCGATAAGTGTTGCATCTACAAGGTCCCCTATGTTATTCGCAGACACAACAAAGACGCATACACCCCCACTGTCGTTTCCATTGGCCCCTTTCACCACGGTCACCCCCAGCTCCAAAACATGGAAAATCAGAAACTCATTTACTTCAAGGATTTTCTCCAAAGAACCAAGGCATGTTTAAACGACTTAGTCTGCTACATAGAATCTGTCTTATCTGATTTCAAACGTTGTTATTCCGAAACCCTACCATTTTCTCATGATGAACTTGTTAAGTTAATCTTAATCGATTCCGCTTTTataattcaacttttttggAGATACTATTATGATCGTCGGTGCATTCTCTTTAAACCTTGGTTAGATAATGGTATAAGATACGATTTATGGTTACTTGAAAATCAGCTTCCCTTTTTCGTTATTGAAAAAATTTACAGTCTTTCATTGACTAATGTTCCTACCACTATGATCCATTCTTTTCTTAAACTCACTATTCATTATTTTGGTTATtacaataaatcaaaattggattttgataaGGGTGATATTAGTATAAGTCACTTCACTGATCTGATTAGGATATTTCATTTGCAACATCCTATTGAAAGTCGGCCGAGTAGAGTCAGAGAATGGATGAAACATCCACCGAGTGCAACTGAGTTGTTAGAAGCTGGAGTTAGATTTAAAGTGAACACTGAAAGTAAGTGTTTACTTGACTTGAGGTTTTCGGGAGGAGTTCTTGAAATTCCTCAATTATTAGTTGCGGATTCGACCGAAACTTTATTTCGGAATATGGTTGCTTTGGAGCAGTGTCATTACCCTGATGATTCATATATTACCGATTATCGTTCTGTTTTGGATTACCTTATAAATACTGCTAAGGATGTGGATATACTTGTTCAGAGCGAAATACTGGAAAATATGCTTGGAGACAGTGATTCTGTGGCTAACTTGTTTAATGGTCTTGGCAAAGATATTATACGTTCTACAATCAGTTCTCAATTCTCTATTCTTGGCAAAGACTTAAATGCTTATTGTAAGAATCCATGGCATAAGTTGAAGGCTACTCTCAGGCGTGATTATTGCAAAACTCCCTGGCAAACTGCTGCTTCCATTGCTGGAATCTTACTCCTTGCTCTCACTTTACTTCAAACAGTTTGTTCTTGCAAGTAG
- the LOC11412288 gene encoding GPI-anchored protein LLG1 yields MVYVSTTIGKTTTYFSNASLFNFYCRSKNLVDDIFGSGASSGRSLLQARKACRVNFENFKNYTILTGQCKGPKYAPKVCCESFKQFACPFAEEISDLTTDCANVMFSYINLHGKYPTGLFAKHCKEGKEGLDCGYY; encoded by the exons ATGGTGTATGTGTCAACCACAATTGGtaaaacaacaacttatttttccAATGCAAGTTTGTTCAACTTCTATTGTCGGAGTAAGAATCTCGTTG ATGACATATTTGGGTCTGGAGCATCTAGTGGCCGTTCCCTCCTACAAGCTAGGAAAG CTTGTAGAGTTAATTTTGAGAACTTTAAGAACTACACAATCCTAACAGGTCAATGTAAAGGACCAAAATACGCTCCAAAGGTTTGCTGTGAGTCATTCAAACAATTTGCTTGTCCATTTGCTGAGGAGATCAGTGACTTGACAACTGATTGTGCTAATGTTATGTTTAGTTACATAAATCTTCATGGAAAATATCCAACTGGCTTATTTGCCAAACACTGCAAAGAAGGGAAAGAAGGTCTTGATTGTGGATATTATTAA